Proteins from one Ranitomeya variabilis isolate aRanVar5 chromosome 1, aRanVar5.hap1, whole genome shotgun sequence genomic window:
- the LOC143793855 gene encoding olfactory receptor 6B9-like: MKINFHNISHGTELLLLGFSELPDLQLSLFAVFLLTYLLTVLGNLIIIMVICMSHELHNPMYFFISNLSFLDISYSSVTQPQLLSILAAGPSEISFAACITQLYVFMSLACTEFISLTAMSYDRYVAICKPLHYPILMNKKTCLLLATTSWVVGFLDPLAHTVVISQLPLCRPRVINHFYCDLSVLLNLSCIDKLFIEIMTYVVGSVVALPAFLLTLISYIFIISSILKIASSAGRQKAFSTCASHLTVVILFYGSVLIMHMRPSSQYLLSEDKPLSVLYTTIIPMLNPLIYSLRNKDVKKALRKLVVYINH; the protein is encoded by the coding sequence ATGAAGATAAACTTTCACAATATCAGTCATGGCACAGAGTTGCTTCTCCTTGGGTTTTCAGAACTTCCTGACCTTCAGTTGTCCCTTTTTGCTGTCTTCCTCCTCACATATCTTCTCACTGTTTTAGGAAACCTTATTATAATTATGGTCATCTGCATGAGCCATGAACTGCACAACCCCATGTACTTTTTTATCAGTAACTTGTCGTTTCTTGATATATCTTACTCCTCTGTTACTCAACcacagcttctctccattctcgcaGCAGGTCCAAGCGAGATCTCATTCGCAGCTTGCATCACCCAACTGTATGTTTTTATGTCGTTAGCGTGCACTGAATTTATCTCTTTGACGGCCATGTCTTATGACCGTTATGTGGCTATTTGCAAGCCATTACACTATCCAATTTTAATGAACAAGAAGACATGTTTACTCCTGGCAACCACCTCTTGGGTGGTGGGATTTTTAGATCCATTGGCACACACAGTGGTTATATCACAACTACCTTTATGTAGACCCCGTGTCATCAATCATTTTTATTGTGACTTGTCAGTGTTATTGAATTTATCCTGCATTGATAAGCTTTTCATTGAAATCATGACTTATGTTGTTGGCTCGGTGGTGGCCCTTCCAGCCTTTTTGCTTACACTAATTTCATACATTTTTATCATATCCAGTATCCTTAAAATTGCCTCTTCAGCTGGAAGGCAGAAGGCCTTCTCTACATGTGCATCTCACTTGACTGTTGTAATTCTCTTTTATGGATCTGTACTTATCATGCACATGAGACCTTCATCCCAGTATTTGCTTTCTGAAGACAAACCCTTGTCCGTGTTATACACCACCATCATCCCTATGCTAAACCCTCTCATTTATAGCCTAAGGAACAAAGATGTAAAAAAAGCACTGAGAAAGCTGGTAGTTTATATAAATCACTAG
- the LOC143797357 gene encoding olfactory receptor 12D1-like encodes MYAINVDNCTSVADFVLAGLELQSDLQVILYLSLLIMYIIGLAANLSIIIIPIFNPTLHTPMYFFLYNLAFLDICYSSVVVPKMFADFMSQKKMISFGGCMLQVHFFHFLGSAEVVLFSAMSYDRYVAIAHPLRYTTIMSYNVCFALASCSWVIGFFHASVHSVMTARLPFCGPKIVKHFFCDVKPLLNLASADVSLNFKLLIRVTGTLATTTLLLTILFYALISKFLIKIKTSQGRKRALSTCSGHFTVVTLQYGTAIFTYMRPSSEESLDQDRSAAIMFSVITPALNPIIYTLRNKDMIKALKRLFKKSH; translated from the coding sequence ATGTATGCAATTAATGTAGATAATTGCACCTCAGTAGCTGACTTTGTTTTGGCTGGCCTGGAACTTCAATCTGATCTTCAGGTGATTCTCTACTTGAGTTTGCTGATCATGTACATAATAGGTTTGGCAGCTAATCtgtctattattattattcctatttTCAACCCCACTCTCCATACACCCATGTATTTTTTCTTGTACAACTTGGCTTTTCTTGACATTTGTTACTCATCAGTAGTTGTTCCTAAGATGTTTGCAGACTTTATGTCTCAGAAGAAGATGATCTCATTTGGTGGTTGCATGTTACAAGTCCATTTCTTCCACTTCCTGGGTAGCGCAGAAGTAGTTCTCTTCTCAGCTATGTCTTATGACAGATATGTGGCTATTGCACATCCTTTGAGATACACAACCATCATGAGTTACAATGTCTGCTTTGCTTTAGCCTCATGTTCTTGGGTTATTGGATTTTTTCATGCATCGGTACACAGTGTAATGACTGCAAGGCTTCCATTTTGTGGACCAAAAATAGTAAAACATTTCTTCTGTGATGTTAAACCTTTGCTTAATTTGGCCTCTGCAGATGTTTCTCTAAATTTCAAGCTTCTTATTAGAGTGACCGGAACCCTAGCGACAACAACCTTATTGCTAACTATCCTTTTTTATGCCCTCATTAGCAAATTTCTGATAAAAATAAAGACCTCACAAGGACGAAAACGTGCCCTATCTACATGTAGTGGACATTTTACAGTAGTTACTCTCCAGTATGGAACAGCAATTTTTACCTACATGCGCCCTTCTTCAGAAGAGTCTTTAGATCAAGACAGATCAGCCGCAATTATGTTCTCTGTTATAACCCCAGCGTTAAACCCAATTATTTATACATTAAGAAACAAAGACatgataaaagctttgaaaaggttGTTTAAAAAATCTCattaa